Proteins from a single region of Runella sp. SP2:
- a CDS encoding DUF2147 domain-containing protein → MKKVFFAGLLLFLSVVSFAQQPADKIIGQWESIDGDVKLKFDLFKQDGKYFGKLLWASNMFETDGKTSKKDSNNPDKALQNRPRQGIINVTNLKYDDGEYEGGKLYNPSDGNSYSLNAKLKTENELHFRGYLGISLLGKTMKFKRIQ, encoded by the coding sequence ATGAAAAAGGTATTTTTTGCGGGACTACTATTGTTCCTTTCTGTGGTGAGTTTTGCACAGCAACCCGCCGATAAGATAATCGGGCAATGGGAAAGTATTGATGGCGATGTAAAATTGAAGTTTGACCTCTTTAAGCAAGACGGGAAATATTTCGGAAAGCTTCTTTGGGCTTCCAATATGTTTGAAACCGACGGAAAAACGTCTAAAAAAGACTCCAATAATCCTGACAAAGCCTTACAAAACCGCCCGCGACAAGGTATTATCAATGTCACTAACCTGAAATACGACGACGGCGAATACGAAGGTGGAAAGCTCTACAACCCAAGTGATGGCAACAGTTACAGCTTAAATGCCAAACTAAAAACCGAAAATGAGCTTCATTTTCGTGGGTATTTGGGTATTTCACTTTTAGGAAAAACAATGAAGTTTAAAAGGATTCAATAA
- a CDS encoding DUF1778 domain-containing protein, producing the protein MNTAIKEQARFDARLSKEQKEFFEKAAYLGGFRSLTDFVILTVQEKAKEIMKEKEQILASERDSQIFFDAITNPRKPSKTLKSAYEDYNAFVSTQKND; encoded by the coding sequence ATGAATACCGCAATTAAAGAACAAGCGCGATTTGACGCAAGACTTTCAAAGGAACAAAAAGAATTCTTTGAAAAAGCCGCTTATCTAGGTGGTTTTAGAAGCTTGACTGACTTCGTGATTTTGACAGTGCAAGAAAAAGCAAAAGAAATTATGAAGGAAAAAGAACAAATACTAGCATCTGAGAGAGACAGTCAAATCTTTTTTGACGCAATTACCAATCCCCGAAAACCTTCAAAAACGCTAAAAAGCGCGTATGAAGACTATAATGCGTTTGTATCGACTCAAAAAAATGACTGA
- a CDS encoding nuclear transport factor 2 family protein, producing the protein MSNLPTVLANLIKAQNNFDSVAYANCFAETAVVFDEGRTHKGKTEIRNWIQKANKTYKAVMQPQEYSATTQTLKAEISGTFPGSPLVLTYRFDIKNDQIHSLKIG; encoded by the coding sequence ATGAGTAATTTACCAACAGTACTAGCCAACTTAATCAAAGCACAAAACAATTTTGACAGCGTTGCGTATGCCAATTGTTTTGCCGAAACAGCCGTCGTTTTTGACGAAGGACGAACGCACAAAGGAAAAACAGAAATCAGGAATTGGATACAAAAAGCCAACAAAACCTACAAAGCGGTCATGCAGCCACAGGAGTATTCGGCAACTACCCAAACGTTAAAGGCGGAAATTTCAGGAACTTTCCCTGGCAGTCCACTTGTATTAACGTATCGGTTCGACATTAAAAACGACCAAATTCATTCACTCAAAATCGGTTGA
- a CDS encoding sensor histidine kinase, translating to MAGNILVFTLSVVVLWLIFGKPKQIVITLFQWAIGAVGLFFAVLFTFHIIDLEGEKNQALISSVLTIGCAAAGRFIAAYYLSKNPRNLDLAVTILGVLFIGFLLGFGLAINYLRFTGSFSVLLYLNLALMGLGFVTTMGVAIIKHQIEQKITTAETKANVSDAELKLLQSQLSPHFLFNTLNNLYALSIHDASKLPPLLLKLSDLLRYTVYDTKATLVALEDEINYLKNYIDFEKIRLGERLELVTNWPESLAEAPPIAPMLLIVFVENAFKHSKNTQNPQIKIAIDVQIWGKTVLFSVQNSFDPNVTRNALEQHSGLGLDNVKKRLELAYPHRHDLSIEQKNNTFTVKLRLT from the coding sequence ATGGCTGGAAATATTCTCGTTTTTACCCTTTCGGTGGTTGTACTTTGGCTTATTTTTGGCAAACCAAAGCAGATTGTTATTACCCTTTTTCAGTGGGCTATAGGAGCGGTGGGGTTGTTTTTTGCCGTCCTTTTCACATTTCACATCATTGATTTAGAAGGTGAAAAGAACCAAGCCTTGATAAGTAGCGTGTTGACGATAGGCTGCGCGGCGGCAGGGCGTTTTATCGCAGCGTATTATTTGAGCAAAAACCCGCGCAATCTAGACCTCGCCGTAACGATTTTAGGGGTGCTTTTTATTGGGTTTTTATTGGGTTTTGGCTTAGCAATCAATTATTTAAGGTTTACTGGGAGCTTTTCGGTGCTGTTGTATCTGAATCTGGCCTTGATGGGGTTGGGATTTGTTACCACGATGGGAGTGGCTATTATCAAACACCAGATTGAGCAAAAAATTACTACCGCCGAGACCAAAGCCAACGTAAGCGATGCCGAATTGAAGCTTTTGCAGAGTCAGTTGAGCCCGCATTTTTTGTTTAATACCCTCAATAATCTGTACGCACTTTCGATACACGATGCTTCTAAGTTGCCGCCGCTGTTGCTCAAATTATCTGACCTGTTGCGCTATACGGTATATGACACCAAGGCTACGTTGGTAGCCCTCGAAGACGAAATCAATTACTTGAAAAACTACATAGATTTTGAAAAAATACGGTTGGGCGAACGGTTGGAACTGGTCACAAATTGGCCCGAATCGCTTGCCGAAGCTCCGCCGATTGCTCCTATGCTTTTGATTGTGTTTGTGGAAAATGCGTTTAAGCATTCCAAAAACACCCAAAATCCGCAGATTAAGATTGCCATAGATGTCCAAATTTGGGGTAAAACGGTGCTTTTTTCCGTTCAGAATAGTTTTGACCCTAACGTCACCCGAAATGCGCTGGAGCAACACAGTGGTTTGGGATTGGACAATGTGAAAAAACGATTGGAACTCGCTTATCCTCACCGCCATGACCTAAGTATCGAGCAGAAAAACAATACTTTTACGGTTAAATTAAGATTGACATGA
- a CDS encoding ATP-binding protein has product MNNLSLIPTEKIIERLRYENPWWVNKQIPEVYSTMSKRLYFKLFYPYVNEKDVRRALVLMGPRRVGKTVMLFHSIQQLIMDNISPQKIFFVGIDNPIYVHLSLEDILTLCKQSLNQNNLQDCYVFFDEIQYLKDWERHLKVLVDLYPETKFVVSGSAAAALKWHSTESGAGRFTDFMLPPLTFQEYIHLKSMNHLIYEGNIIYGKKQLPYCLTHDIKALNKEFVHYLNFGGYPEVVLSDKIQNDMGRYVKNDIVDKVLLRDLPSLYGIKDVQELNRFFTYIAYNTGNEFSYEIMSKDSGIQKDTLKKYLEYLEAAFLIKVLNKVDVNAKRLKRVTSFKVYLTNPSLRTALFSPITETDSEMGNLVETAVLSQWMHREKLDLTYARWKDGRSEGEVDLVLVDDKKYKPVWGVEIKWSNRYFEKPKELRSLVQFCKANSFEKALVTSIDQNGVKTVDSLLFTFLPASIYSYNIGDITLKIKNSN; this is encoded by the coding sequence ATGAACAATTTAAGCCTTATTCCAACAGAAAAAATAATTGAGCGACTACGTTATGAAAACCCTTGGTGGGTAAACAAACAAATACCTGAGGTATATAGCACCATGTCTAAACGGCTGTATTTTAAGCTGTTCTATCCCTATGTAAACGAAAAAGATGTACGTAGAGCCCTAGTACTTATGGGGCCAAGGCGTGTGGGAAAAACCGTCATGCTATTCCACAGCATACAGCAATTAATAATGGATAATATAAGTCCGCAAAAAATTTTCTTTGTAGGAATAGATAACCCTATTTACGTTCATTTAAGTCTAGAAGACATTCTAACCTTATGTAAGCAATCACTTAATCAAAATAACCTGCAAGATTGTTATGTATTTTTTGATGAAATACAATATCTCAAGGATTGGGAGCGCCACCTCAAAGTACTTGTAGATTTATACCCTGAAACAAAATTTGTTGTGTCGGGATCCGCGGCTGCAGCTTTAAAATGGCACAGCACCGAAAGTGGTGCAGGAAGATTTACTGATTTTATGCTCCCCCCCCTTACGTTTCAAGAATATATTCATCTAAAAAGCATGAATCATTTAATCTATGAAGGTAATATCATATATGGCAAAAAACAGCTTCCTTATTGCCTTACTCATGATATAAAAGCTCTCAATAAAGAGTTTGTTCATTACTTAAATTTTGGTGGTTACCCTGAAGTAGTTCTCTCTGATAAGATACAAAATGATATGGGGCGATACGTAAAAAACGACATTGTAGACAAAGTATTATTGCGTGATTTACCTAGCTTATATGGCATAAAAGACGTACAAGAATTAAACCGATTTTTCACCTATATTGCATACAATACAGGAAATGAATTTTCGTATGAAATAATGAGTAAAGATAGTGGAATACAAAAAGATACTCTGAAAAAATATTTAGAATATTTAGAAGCCGCATTTCTCATAAAAGTATTAAATAAAGTTGATGTAAATGCCAAACGGTTAAAAAGAGTAACAAGTTTTAAGGTATATTTAACTAATCCCTCTCTACGTACAGCTTTATTCTCGCCCATAACTGAAACCGATAGTGAAATGGGAAACTTAGTAGAAACAGCAGTTCTATCACAATGGATGCACCGAGAAAAATTAGATTTAACCTATGCACGATGGAAAGATGGTAGAAGTGAAGGAGAAGTCGATCTAGTTTTGGTTGACGACAAAAAATATAAGCCAGTTTGGGGTGTTGAAATCAAGTGGAGTAATCGCTATTTTGAAAAACCTAAAGAGCTCAGAAGTCTTGTTCAATTTTGTAAAGCTAATTCATTTGAAAAAGCATTAGTAACCTCTATTGACCAAAATGGTGTAAAAACGGTAGATAGCCTTTTATTTACCTTTTTACCAGCTTCTATTTACAGTTATAATATAGGTGATATCACTTTGAAAATTAAGAATAGTAATTGA
- a CDS encoding helix-turn-helix domain-containing protein: MYERKILPSLNCGLDLIGEVLYGKWKIRLLWFISEGHLRPSELQRKIPDATRRVLNIQLKELEDHGLVTKEIFPVLPPKVEYRLTELGETIIPVISALGQWGDTNEAHLRSVILKRLTNES; encoded by the coding sequence ATGTATGAAAGAAAAATTTTACCAAGCCTAAACTGCGGCTTAGACTTGATTGGCGAAGTACTATATGGCAAATGGAAAATCCGTTTGCTATGGTTTATCAGTGAGGGGCATCTACGGCCAAGCGAACTGCAACGCAAAATCCCCGATGCCACCAGACGGGTATTGAACATTCAGTTGAAAGAACTGGAAGACCACGGGTTGGTCACTAAAGAAATTTTTCCAGTTCTTCCGCCTAAAGTGGAGTACCGACTTACTGAGTTGGGTGAAACCATCATCCCCGTGATTTCAGCTTTGGGTCAATGGGGCGACACCAATGAAGCGCATTTACGGTCGGTTATTTTAAAACGACTGACGAACGAAAGCTAA
- a CDS encoding GNAT family N-acetyltransferase has translation MKTIMRLYRLKKMTELLDKKHNREGFDCGKELLNNYLKTQAGQDIKRKLSACFVLSDAATNDIQGYYTLSNNSIPLSSFPESIQKKLPKSYTSIPTTLLGRLAIHTKYQGKGIGKILLIDALKRSYHISQEIGSFAVVVDPIDEDAEKFYTKYDFIKLPDSKKMFIAIKTLQELFT, from the coding sequence ATGAAGACTATAATGCGTTTGTATCGACTCAAAAAAATGACTGAGCTTTTAGACAAAAAACATAATCGGGAGGGTTTTGACTGCGGGAAAGAGCTTTTAAACAATTACTTAAAAACCCAAGCAGGACAAGACATCAAAAGAAAACTATCTGCCTGTTTTGTGTTATCAGATGCAGCAACCAACGATATTCAAGGCTACTATACCCTCTCGAATAATAGCATCCCCTTGAGTAGTTTTCCCGAATCCATTCAAAAGAAGCTTCCAAAATCGTACACTTCCATCCCAACTACTTTATTGGGAAGGTTAGCAATCCACACCAAATACCAAGGCAAAGGAATTGGAAAAATATTGTTAATTGATGCTTTAAAAAGAAGTTACCACATTTCCCAAGAAATAGGCTCATTTGCGGTTGTTGTTGACCCAATCGACGAAGACGCTGAAAAGTTTTACACGAAATATGACTTCATAAAACTTCCTGACAGCAAAAAAATGTTTATTGCTATCAAGACATTGCAGGAACTATTCACATAG
- a CDS encoding LytTR family DNA-binding domain-containing protein — protein sequence MILKALIVDDEPLARQLIEGYCRYLPEIEVVGSVVDVFMARPILETGRVDVLFLDINMPVMNGINFLRSLPHKPITIFTTAYKEHAHEAFDLAATDYLLKPFSMERFLQAIDKAKAALKQQPNTPENHIFLKSDGRLIKLFFDELYYVEAQGNQVKFVTEHSTFNITQTFGSVLELLPASQFVRVHRSFAVNIQKISIIESYRILLLQKGEVPLGSNFREDFLKMVMSKGGE from the coding sequence ATGATACTGAAGGCTCTCATAGTGGATGATGAACCACTAGCGCGTCAACTAATCGAAGGGTACTGTAGGTATTTGCCTGAAATAGAGGTGGTTGGTTCGGTAGTTGACGTGTTTATGGCAAGACCCATTTTGGAGACGGGCAGGGTGGATGTGCTATTTTTAGACATTAATATGCCCGTGATGAACGGTATTAATTTTCTGAGAAGCCTTCCGCACAAACCCATTACCATTTTTACGACGGCCTATAAAGAACACGCCCACGAAGCCTTTGACCTTGCGGCCACAGACTACCTGTTGAAACCTTTTTCGATGGAGCGTTTTTTGCAGGCTATTGATAAGGCCAAGGCTGCCCTAAAGCAGCAACCCAACACGCCCGAAAACCATATTTTCCTGAAGTCAGACGGCAGATTGATAAAGTTGTTTTTTGACGAACTGTATTACGTAGAGGCGCAAGGCAATCAAGTTAAATTTGTAACCGAGCACAGCACCTTCAACATCACGCAGACGTTTGGTTCGGTGTTGGAACTTTTGCCCGCGTCGCAGTTTGTGCGGGTTCATCGCTCATTTGCGGTCAATATTCAGAAAATCAGCATTATAGAGTCCTACCGTATCCTGTTACTTCAAAAAGGAGAAGTACCGCTCGGAAGCAATTTTCGGGAAGATTTTTTGAAAATGGTGATGAGTAAGGGAGGGGAGTGA
- a CDS encoding TonB-dependent receptor domain-containing protein: MKNCILLFLFITTTAWAQSNLKGEIKDHHNEAAVGANVLLIALPDSQQVAGVATNAQGKFEFTSLKRGNYFLKISYLGSKKYQSPTIRLSATSLVLPTIFLLPEKAQQLAEVVVKTTRPLVVQEEDKTVINVEAMNGAATLSAQEVLERTPSLVVDQNGNVQLNGRSNVLVLIDGRPTYMSGTDLVAYLKSLPAQMLDKLELMDSPPAKYDATGSAIVNIVLKKNRLYGLTGNISTSQSVGHTWRSYNNLNLNYRQGKLNLFGGVGLPRDANRTVTTSTRTITENTTNQEYTSNNTATSESFGGTIRLGFDYDKSKNTVIGGQLFLQKNQRNDGAVFSNLINNEPYYGTNRGQFDWNNLNANLNFTHKPQKQGSEWSGDVNYQQYGSNGVRNFQSSHANNTQIFNNVFFTPATILTFKTDYRRPVSKTTTFEMGAKIGFVKNANEADVENKKDQNFVLDPTKSNHFFYNENINAAYLNLRHTLNKRTSLQMGLRAENTNIEGNLLPNIATTGEQFSQHFTNLFPTFFFRRALDSVGKHSLSFNYGRRINRPSYQQFNPFLNYVDDYTFTSGNPALKPFYLHNLQLRYQNNNGISVGLAMDFADGLNGDLNIREGDVFVRKPFNLGKGYRFGIVSNYNKKINKYWTTNVSFQGFRFNIQGTVNGDEAITRYVSFRINVGQQFSFGKGWSADLYANIAARDQVFTMTMGSFYSIYVGVGKKILKDKGSIRLMIDDPTFANYRTETMTNYQNTTQYRQSQSDTRRIGLNFSYRFGNEKYTRRRQTEDAAEEERRRVQ; this comes from the coding sequence ATGAAAAATTGTATTCTACTCTTTCTCTTCATTACCACCACGGCATGGGCACAGAGCAACTTGAAGGGAGAAATCAAAGACCACCACAACGAAGCCGCCGTAGGTGCCAATGTGCTATTGATTGCCTTGCCCGATAGCCAGCAAGTAGCGGGCGTCGCGACCAACGCCCAGGGTAAATTTGAATTTACGAGCTTAAAACGGGGAAATTATTTCCTTAAAATCAGCTATTTGGGTTCAAAGAAATACCAAAGCCCCACTATTCGGCTAAGCGCAACGTCTTTGGTGCTACCGACCATTTTTTTACTCCCCGAAAAAGCCCAACAACTTGCCGAAGTTGTCGTTAAAACGACGCGTCCGTTGGTGGTTCAGGAAGAGGACAAAACCGTCATTAACGTAGAAGCCATGAACGGTGCCGCCACCCTCTCCGCCCAAGAAGTGTTGGAACGAACCCCGAGCCTAGTGGTAGATCAAAACGGCAATGTACAGCTCAATGGCCGCAGCAACGTGTTGGTGCTCATCGACGGGCGGCCTACCTACATGAGCGGCACCGACTTGGTGGCTTACCTCAAATCGCTACCCGCCCAAATGTTGGACAAATTGGAGCTGATGGACTCTCCACCCGCCAAATACGACGCCACAGGCTCGGCCATTGTAAACATTGTACTGAAAAAAAATCGCCTCTACGGCCTAACGGGAAACATTAGCACCAGCCAAAGTGTAGGGCATACATGGCGGAGTTACAACAACCTTAACCTCAATTACCGACAAGGAAAACTCAATCTTTTTGGGGGCGTAGGTTTGCCTCGCGATGCCAATCGTACGGTTACTACTTCCACCCGAACTATCACCGAAAATACTACTAATCAAGAATATACCAGCAACAACACCGCTACTTCTGAAAGTTTTGGTGGCACAATTCGGTTGGGTTTTGATTACGACAAAAGCAAAAATACGGTCATCGGTGGGCAGCTATTTTTGCAAAAAAACCAAAGAAACGACGGCGCGGTGTTTTCAAATTTGATTAACAACGAACCGTACTACGGCACCAACCGAGGGCAATTTGATTGGAACAATCTAAATGCCAACCTCAATTTTACCCACAAACCCCAAAAACAAGGCAGCGAGTGGAGCGGCGACGTAAACTACCAGCAATATGGCTCCAATGGCGTTAGAAATTTTCAGAGTAGCCATGCCAATAACACCCAGATTTTCAATAATGTTTTCTTCACGCCTGCCACAATTCTGACCTTCAAAACGGACTATCGACGCCCTGTTTCTAAAACAACAACATTTGAAATGGGTGCAAAAATAGGCTTTGTAAAAAACGCCAACGAAGCCGATGTGGAGAATAAAAAAGACCAGAACTTCGTACTTGACCCCACCAAAAGCAACCATTTTTTTTACAACGAAAACATCAATGCCGCTTACCTCAACCTACGCCATACGCTGAATAAACGCACCAGTTTGCAAATGGGGCTACGCGCCGAAAACACCAATATTGAAGGCAATCTACTACCCAACATCGCTACCACGGGCGAGCAATTTTCGCAGCATTTTACCAACCTCTTCCCCACTTTTTTCTTTCGGCGGGCGTTGGACAGCGTGGGCAAACACAGTTTGAGTTTCAACTACGGCCGCCGCATCAACCGCCCAAGTTATCAGCAGTTTAACCCATTTCTCAACTACGTGGACGACTACACTTTTACCAGCGGAAACCCCGCACTAAAGCCCTTTTATCTGCACAATCTTCAACTTCGTTACCAAAACAACAACGGTATTAGTGTAGGATTGGCCATGGATTTTGCCGATGGCTTGAATGGTGATTTGAACATTCGTGAGGGCGATGTATTTGTCCGAAAACCGTTCAATTTGGGCAAGGGCTATCGGTTTGGGATTGTGAGCAATTACAATAAAAAAATCAACAAGTATTGGACGACCAACGTGAGTTTTCAAGGGTTTCGTTTCAATATTCAGGGCACAGTAAACGGCGATGAAGCCATCACTCGGTACGTTTCGTTTCGCATCAATGTGGGGCAGCAGTTTAGTTTTGGGAAAGGCTGGTCGGCGGACTTGTATGCCAATATTGCAGCCCGCGACCAAGTATTTACCATGACCATGGGCAGTTTTTACTCAATTTACGTAGGCGTTGGCAAGAAAATCCTGAAAGACAAAGGCAGTATCCGCTTAATGATTGACGACCCGACTTTTGCCAACTACCGCACCGAAACCATGACCAATTACCAAAATACGACCCAATACCGCCAAAGTCAGAGCGATACTCGCCGCATTGGGCTCAATTTCAGCTATCGTTTTGGCAACGAAAAATACACCCGTCGCCGCCAAACCGAAGACGCCGCCGAAGAAGAACGCCGAAGAGTACAGTAA
- a CDS encoding S9 family peptidase: MKAFRKTTLQLCILLSIIATLVFTSHASDERATVHTTWNGFEMLEFQFEGVEAKVVLPQQPNQHKNWIWRTQFWAHEPQVDIALLQKGFHVVYVDVVDLYGGPKSMRRFDGFYNHLIQRFGLNPKTVFEGLSRGGLDAYNWASQNADKVYCIYADAPVCDIKSWPGGLGKGKGSKTDWEKCLKAYDLTEVTVNDFKDSPINNCVKLAAAKIPLLHVCGDADDVVPIDENTYQLAEKYRSAGGAIELIVKKGVGHHPHCLKDPQPIVDFILKNTGN, translated from the coding sequence ATGAAGGCATTCCGAAAAACCACACTCCAGCTTTGCATCCTTCTTTCTATCATAGCCACTCTTGTTTTCACTAGCCATGCAAGCGATGAGCGTGCCACCGTTCATACGACATGGAACGGGTTTGAAATGCTGGAGTTTCAATTTGAGGGCGTCGAAGCCAAAGTAGTTCTTCCCCAACAACCCAACCAACACAAAAACTGGATTTGGCGTACTCAGTTTTGGGCGCACGAACCGCAAGTGGACATTGCCTTGTTGCAAAAAGGGTTTCATGTGGTGTATGTCGATGTGGTGGATTTGTACGGTGGACCAAAGTCAATGCGCCGATTCGATGGTTTTTACAACCATCTGATTCAACGTTTCGGGCTTAACCCCAAAACGGTCTTTGAAGGTTTAAGCCGAGGCGGTTTGGATGCCTACAATTGGGCTTCGCAGAACGCAGATAAAGTGTATTGTATCTATGCCGATGCGCCCGTATGCGACATAAAAAGTTGGCCAGGCGGCTTGGGCAAGGGGAAAGGTTCAAAAACTGACTGGGAAAAATGCCTTAAAGCCTACGACTTGACCGAAGTGACAGTCAATGATTTTAAGGACAGCCCCATCAACAATTGTGTAAAACTGGCAGCCGCCAAAATTCCTCTCTTACACGTTTGTGGAGACGCAGACGATGTCGTCCCCATTGATGAAAATACGTATCAGTTAGCAGAAAAGTATCGAAGTGCTGGCGGGGCGATTGAGCTCATTGTAAAAAAAGGAGTAGGACATCACCCACACTGCCTAAAAGACCCGCAACCCATCGTTGATTTTATTTTAAAAAATACGGGGAATTGA
- a CDS encoding helix-turn-helix domain-containing protein has translation MLKEFSLKQFGNLRSLDSESALQSIEEHIKILFLPKNTAIQVDFQHFLLDSDAMLFINPKVVIQFSQSEHNKEILLHFNRDFYCIEIHDQEVACDGILYNNVFEVPFIKLRDSQSSYMQKVIREIQHEMENDDASTEEMLRILLKLIILKSTRIWKEQHQLAENEQHADVQFLRKFSKLVEQHYKTHHTVADYADMLFITPKNLSKKIGLLSKDTPNDIIKNRIILESKRLLAHTSLSVKEIAYSLNYEDDAYFVRFFTKNTGISPTSFRKQF, from the coding sequence ATGCTCAAAGAATTTTCATTAAAGCAATTTGGCAACCTTCGTTCTTTGGATAGCGAAAGTGCCCTACAATCCATTGAAGAGCACATAAAAATTCTTTTTCTGCCCAAAAACACAGCCATCCAAGTTGACTTCCAACATTTCCTCTTGGACTCGGATGCAATGCTCTTTATCAACCCTAAAGTGGTGATACAATTCTCTCAAAGTGAGCATAATAAAGAAATATTACTGCACTTCAATCGCGACTTTTATTGCATCGAAATTCACGACCAAGAAGTAGCTTGCGACGGGATTTTGTACAACAATGTGTTTGAAGTACCTTTCATTAAGCTAAGAGATAGCCAATCGTCGTACATGCAAAAAGTCATCAGGGAGATACAACATGAGATGGAAAACGACGATGCTAGCACCGAAGAAATGTTGCGAATTTTGCTCAAACTTATTATTCTCAAGTCCACGCGGATTTGGAAGGAACAACACCAATTGGCTGAAAACGAACAACATGCTGATGTGCAATTTTTGAGAAAATTTAGCAAGTTGGTGGAGCAACATTACAAAACCCACCATACCGTAGCCGACTATGCTGATATGCTTTTTATCACGCCCAAAAATCTCAGCAAAAAAATAGGATTACTTAGCAAAGACACCCCCAACGACATCATCAAAAACCGAATCATCCTCGAAAGCAAGCGCCTTTTGGCTCACACGTCTTTGTCGGTCAAGGAGATTGCGTACAGCCTAAATTACGAGGACGACGCCTATTTTGTTCGGTTCTTCACCAAAAACACGGGCATCTCCCCTACATCGTTCCGAAAACAGTTCTGA
- a CDS encoding SDR family oxidoreductase — translation MEQDFNFNNELSGKIALVTGGTKGAGKAIAERLSKAGATVIITARNAPEAPNETLDFISADLSQSSGTQKIVNEVLAKYGRLDILVNSLGGSETPGGGFAVLSDDDWEQTLQSNLLAPVRLDRGFLPQMITRGNGVIIHIASIQGKLPLYDSTLPYAAAKAGLINYSKSLSNEVSPKGVRVLTVSPGWIMTSSSVRMMERIAESSNSSIEQATQSVMDALGGIPFGRPAQPEEVAELVGFLVSPRAKYLTGTEFVIDGGTIPTI, via the coding sequence ATGGAACAGGATTTTAATTTCAACAACGAGCTATCGGGCAAAATTGCTTTGGTAACGGGCGGAACAAAAGGAGCTGGAAAGGCCATCGCTGAACGCCTCTCGAAGGCGGGAGCCACCGTGATAATCACGGCACGAAATGCCCCCGAAGCACCCAACGAAACACTGGATTTTATCTCAGCAGATTTAAGCCAGTCCTCAGGAACCCAAAAAATAGTCAATGAGGTATTAGCAAAATATGGCAGGCTAGACATTTTGGTCAACAGCCTCGGTGGCTCCGAAACCCCAGGCGGTGGCTTTGCCGTTTTGAGTGACGATGACTGGGAACAAACGCTCCAAAGCAATTTGCTCGCCCCCGTGAGACTAGACCGAGGGTTCTTACCACAAATGATAACGCGCGGCAACGGGGTTATTATTCACATTGCCTCCATTCAAGGCAAATTGCCCTTGTACGATTCGACTTTACCTTATGCCGCAGCCAAAGCAGGACTAATCAATTACAGCAAAAGCCTGTCCAACGAAGTTTCCCCAAAAGGCGTTCGGGTACTGACAGTTTCGCCTGGCTGGATTATGACAAGTTCCTCGGTAAGAATGATGGAACGCATCGCCGAAAGTTCAAACAGCTCTATTGAACAAGCTACCCAGAGCGTCATGGATGCCTTGGGTGGAATCCCCTTCGGCAGGCCCGCCCAGCCCGAAGAAGTTGCCGAGCTGGTCGGTTTTTTGGTTTCGCCAAGAGCTAAGTACCTCACAGGCACAGAATTTGTCATCGACGGCGGCACTATTCCTACGATTTAA